One segment of Akkermansiaceae bacterium DNA contains the following:
- a CDS encoding PQQ-dependent sugar dehydrogenase produces the protein MLRFLSALILTILPLSLSARVSTTMLASGFKEAVWAESPAGVKNFLWVVEKEGTIRILNRATGGKSDFLDIRDRIKIRMNEQGLLGMAFSHDYLESGRFYVYYTNLKGDSEICRFTAHGEGMRSCNAASRELVLTFHQNARNHNGGWIGFGPDGYLYIATGDGGAANDPKDHGQDLSTHLGKLLRIDVSPEKGYRIPNDNPFKNRANAKPEIYAYGLRNPWRCSWDSKTGDFYIGDVGQNHWEEINFMPAGKGNGANYGWRLREGLIATPNPQAGGDRPANAIDPVYVYKHGGKSDEGVSVTGGYVYRGPIASLQGKYFFADYANPRIWSFEVKNGKATHFEDWTDRLQPENGRITTIASFGQDNDGNLLIISHSGSIYQVVEK, from the coding sequence ATGCTCCGCTTCCTCAGTGCTCTCATCCTCACCATCCTCCCCCTCAGCCTCAGTGCCAGGGTGTCCACGACCATGCTCGCCTCCGGCTTTAAGGAGGCCGTCTGGGCCGAATCCCCTGCCGGTGTCAAAAACTTCCTCTGGGTGGTCGAAAAAGAAGGCACCATCCGCATACTCAACCGCGCCACCGGCGGGAAAAGTGATTTTCTCGACATCAGGGACCGTATCAAGATCAGGATGAACGAACAGGGTTTGTTAGGGATGGCGTTCAGTCATGATTACCTCGAGTCCGGGCGCTTCTATGTCTATTACACCAACCTCAAGGGCGACAGCGAGATTTGCCGGTTCACCGCCCACGGTGAGGGCATGCGGAGCTGCAACGCGGCCAGCCGTGAACTCGTTCTCACTTTCCACCAGAATGCCCGCAACCACAATGGTGGCTGGATCGGTTTCGGCCCCGACGGCTATCTCTACATCGCAACCGGTGATGGCGGTGCAGCCAATGACCCCAAAGACCACGGTCAGGACCTGTCCACCCATCTGGGCAAGCTGTTACGCATCGATGTGTCCCCGGAAAAAGGCTACCGCATCCCGAACGACAACCCGTTTAAAAACCGGGCAAACGCCAAACCCGAAATCTACGCCTACGGTCTGCGCAATCCATGGCGGTGCTCGTGGGACAGCAAAACAGGCGACTTCTACATCGGTGACGTCGGCCAAAACCACTGGGAGGAAATCAACTTCATGCCCGCGGGAAAAGGCAATGGCGCCAACTACGGCTGGCGACTCCGTGAAGGATTGATCGCCACTCCGAACCCACAAGCCGGGGGCGACCGGCCAGCCAACGCCATCGACCCGGTCTACGTTTACAAACATGGCGGCAAGTCCGACGAAGGTGTCTCCGTCACCGGTGGCTACGTCTACCGGGGACCGATCGCGAGCCTCCAGGGGAAATACTTTTTTGCCGACTACGCCAACCCTCGCATCTGGTCATTTGAAGTAAAAAACGGCAAAGCCACCCACTTCGAAGACTGGACAGACCGCTTGCAGCCGGAAAACGGCAGGATTACCACCATCGCCTCTTTCGGCCAGGACAACGATGGCAACCTGCTCATCATCTCCCACTCTGGCAGCATCTATCAGGTTGTTGAGAAGTGA
- a CDS encoding metallophosphoesterase — protein MSETSTTPDQKVIVVGDLHLFAARSRGLDHWEQLPGRIAASNAGRCVLMGDIFDFPWARQLGKKRAITKAASMVEELIAKFPSTQFHYLYGNHDQHPEFEHQLELHGNTFGNLTCHSVCLRIANTVFMHGDAADRRDMDTETMVRRRRDRTTRPLHGGIHEFLYGLAVRLRIDEAVTAPPFFPDFIHRRLIDFIERQGHENIEHIVYGHTHRKIQQHRYDGITFTNAGAPSGYRRYEHLTLKIRPSIPHQSTCGIS, from the coding sequence GTGTCCGAGACCTCCACCACCCCCGATCAAAAAGTCATCGTCGTAGGCGACCTGCACTTGTTTGCAGCCCGCTCGCGCGGATTGGATCATTGGGAGCAATTGCCGGGCCGTATTGCGGCAAGCAATGCAGGCCGTTGTGTCTTGATGGGAGATATATTTGATTTCCCGTGGGCACGTCAGTTAGGCAAAAAGCGGGCCATCACCAAAGCTGCTTCGATGGTGGAGGAACTGATCGCAAAGTTTCCAAGCACTCAATTCCACTACCTCTACGGCAACCACGATCAGCACCCCGAATTTGAACATCAACTGGAGCTTCACGGCAACACCTTCGGAAACCTGACTTGCCATTCCGTCTGTCTGCGTATCGCGAACACGGTCTTCATGCATGGTGATGCCGCGGACCGTCGGGACATGGATACGGAAACCATGGTGCGCCGTCGACGTGACCGCACAACCAGGCCACTCCACGGCGGCATCCACGAATTTCTATACGGCCTGGCCGTCCGCTTGAGGATCGATGAGGCTGTTACTGCCCCACCCTTTTTCCCCGACTTCATCCACCGACGGCTAATCGACTTCATTGAGCGTCAGGGCCATGAAAACATTGAACACATCGTCTACGGCCACACCCATCGGAAGATCCAACAACATCGCTACGACGGCATTACCTTCACCAACGCCGGAGCGCCAAGTGGCTACCGACGCTACGAGCATTTGACTCTCAAGATCCGACCATCAATCCCACATCAATCCACATGCGGGATATCGTAA
- a CDS encoding SecC motif-containing protein: MDDFSDSPSTLSKDRAESLCPCKSMHSYYTCCMPLHYHKAKAETAEELMRSRYSAYFFRMSQYLVETTHPDTREPRLKEELDKTIHDINWYFLEIVATSKGGTNDKVGKVEFIARCYVDGEARELHERARFKRYKGVWKYLAGKSG, from the coding sequence ATGGACGATTTTTCAGACTCGCCGTCGACTCTCTCCAAAGACCGCGCGGAGTCATTATGCCCCTGCAAAAGCATGCACAGCTATTACACCTGCTGTATGCCTCTCCATTACCACAAGGCCAAGGCTGAGACGGCCGAGGAATTGATGCGGTCACGCTACAGCGCTTACTTTTTCAGAATGAGCCAGTATCTGGTCGAGACAACCCACCCCGATACCAGGGAGCCCAGGCTCAAGGAGGAGCTGGATAAAACCATCCATGACATCAACTGGTATTTTCTCGAGATCGTTGCCACCTCCAAGGGGGGCACCAACGACAAAGTCGGCAAGGTTGAGTTTATCGCCCGTTGTTATGTCGACGGCGAAGCCCGGGAACTCCACGAACGAGCCCGCTTCAAACGCTATAAAGGCGTCTGGAAATACCTGGCGGGGAAGTCTGGATAG